The Primulina tabacum isolate GXHZ01 chromosome 16, ASM2559414v2, whole genome shotgun sequence genome window below encodes:
- the LOC142528870 gene encoding protein TRANSPORT INHIBITOR RESPONSE 1-like: MANSFPEEVLEHVFSFLNTDRDRNAVSLVCKSWYEIERWCRRRIFIGNCYAVEPEVVIRRFPEVRALEMKGKPHFADFNLVPDGWGAYFYPWVAAMSVAYPLLEEIKLKRMVVTDECLELISKSFKNFKVLVLSSCEGFSTDGLASVAASCRNLSELDLRESEVEDLSGHWLSHFPKNCTSLMSLNMSCLHSEVNFSTLERLVSRSPNLKTLRLNRAVPLEKLPNLLRQCPQLVELGTGAYSAEIRSDVFCNLREAFSACKNIKALSGFWDVVPAYLPAVYSTCSGITTLNLSYATVQSSDLLKLVGNCRNLQRLWVLDYIEDTGLEAIASTCKDLQELRVFPSDPFGGEPNVSLTEQGLVSVSEGCPKLQSVLYFCRQMSNAALVAIARNRPKMIRFRLCIIEPRAPDYITHEPLDTGFGAIVENCKELRRLSLSGLLTDRVFKYIGTHAKKLEMLSIAFAGDSDLGLHHILSGCDSLRKLEIRDCPFGDKALLANASKLETMRSLWMSSCLVSFGACKLLGQMMPKLNVEVIDERGPPDSRPETCPVEKLYVYRTVAGRRFDMPGFVWTMNEDSELGFS; this comes from the exons ATGGCGAACTCTTTCCCGGAGGAGGTCCTGGAGCACGTCTTCTCGTTCCTCAACACCGACAGAGATCGGAACGCGGTTTCGTTGGTGTGCAAGTCGTGGTACGAGATCGAACGGTGGTGCCGCCGCCGTATTTTCATAGGGAACTGCTACGCCGTCGAGCCGGAGGTGGTGATCCGGAGGTTTCCGGAGGTTAGAGCTCTGGAGATGAAGGGGAAGCCGCATTTCGCTGATTTCAACCTCGTGCCGGACGGTTGGGGTGCGTACTTCTATCCGTGGGTGGCGGCGATGTCTGTGGCCTACCCGTTACTGGAGGAGATCAAGCTGAAGCGTATGGTTGTGACGGATGAGTGTTTGGAGCTGATTTCCAAATCGTTTAAGAATTTCAAAGTCTTGGTGCTCTCATCGTGTGAGGGGTTTTCGACTGACGGTCTCGCTTCGGTTGCAGCTAGCTGCAG GAATCTCAGTGAACTTGATTTGAGGGAAAGCGAAGTAGAGGACTTGAGTGGGCATTGGCTCAGTCATTTTCCAAAAAACTGCACCTCATTGATGTCTCTTAACATGTCGTGCTTACACTCTGAGGTGAATTTCTCAACCTTGGAGCGTTTGGTTTCACGTTCACCTAATCTGAAGACACTACGGCTGAATCGTGCTGTACCCCTTGAGAAGCTTCCTAATCTGCTTCGCCAATGTCCTCAGTTGGTTGAATTGGGCACTGGTGCCTATTCAGCTGAAATACGGTCTGATGTCTTTTGTAACTTGAGAGAAGCTTTTTCCGCATGTAAGAATATTAAAGCCTTGTCTGGATTTTGGGATGTGGTACCAGCTTATCTTCCAGCTGTATATTCTACCTGCTCTGGAATAACAACGCTGAATTTAAGTTATGCAACAGTTCAAAGTTCTGATCTTCTCAAGCTTGTCGGTAATTGTCGAAATTTACAGCGTCTATGG GTTCTGGATTACATTGAAGACACTGGCCTTGAAGCCATTGCCTCAACTTGCAAGGATTTGCAGGAACTTCGTGTGTTCCCTTCAGATCCTTTTGGGGGAGAACCTAACGTATCTTTGACAGAACAGGGGCTTGTCTCTGTCTCAGAGGGCTGCCCAAAGCTTCAATCTGTTCTTTACTTCTGTCGCCAGATGTCGAATGCTGCATTAGTTGCTATAGCAAGAAATCGTCCAAAGATGATACGCTTCCGATTGTGCATAATTGAGCCTCGAGCTCCTGATTACATAACCCACGAACCCCTCGATACTGGTTTTGGAGCCATTGTTGAGAACTGTAAGGAATTGCGACGCCTTTCCCTGTCCGGCCTCCTTACAGATCGAGTTTTCAAATATATTGGAACCCATGCCAAGAAATTAGAGATGCTTTCTATAGCTTTTGCTGGGGATAGTGACTTGGGCCTCCATCATATATTGTCAGGGTGCGACAGCCTCCGGAAACTGGAGATCCGAGACTGTCCATTTGGGGACAAGGCACTTTTGGCCAATGCCTCCAAGCTGGAGACAATGCGATCCCTTTGGATGTCTTCTTGCTTGGTGAGCTTTGGAGCGTGCAAGCTTCTAGGTCAAATGATGCCAAAGCTCAATGTTGAAGTTATTGATGAAAGAGGTCCCCCTGATTCGAGACCCGAAACCTGTCCTGTTGAGAAACTCTACGTATACCGGACTGTTGCTGGACGAAGATTcgacatgcctggttttgtttGGACAATGAATGAAGATTCAGAGTTGGGGTTTTCTTGA